The following nucleotide sequence is from Coffea eugenioides isolate CCC68of chromosome 3, Ceug_1.0, whole genome shotgun sequence.
AAAAACTATTATCATTCTTAAAGTTATAAGCCGAGAGAATAGGAAAAGTGTTGGGATCCTTGAAATTAGTTATCCATGTAAGCTTAATCAGTTTACCCAGGCAAAGATACAACAAATATCCTCCTTTCTTGGTTTGCCAATGAAGGCTAAGAACCAAACATTTTGTCGAAACCGTTCAATTTGAAATTGTTCGTAGCCTCATCTTTCTCGACAGAAACTGTTTGTTACTGCGTGAAATGAATTTGTGGTTGTTTTGTCTGGTACCAAAAACCTATATAAAGCATCCtgtttcacaaaattattcagaCTCAGGGCACAGAAGAGGTAAGGCTCTTTTGTGTAGTAAATAAGAGACCCCTCTTAAGAGCTCTGTTAAATTCTTTCTCTGATCAAGGGAAAGATAATctcacgaaaaagaaaaaaatagtaacaacaaaaataccaaaaagaAAATGGGTAGTGAAGGAAAGAAGAAGGCAGCCATTCTTGGCGTGTCTTCCATTCTCCTGGTGGCAGCTGTAGTTGGGACAGTCACCTACTCCGTTGGTCGCCATGGCACCGAAACCGCCACATCTGGTGGTGGTTCTGATCAAGTATCAACCTCCTCAAAGTCCGTGGAATCCGTTTGCAAGCATGTGGATTATAAGCAAACCTGTGAACAAAGCTTGTCAGGAGCCAAGAACACCAGCGACCCCAGAGAACTCATCAAGCTCGCATTCACAGCCGCAGTTGATAACATTGCAAGTGTCATCGAGAACTCCACTCTTCTCCAAAACGCCGCCAAGGACCCCAGGACTCATCAGGCTCTGGAAACTTGCAAGTATGCCCTCAACACATCCATTGAGGACCTCCAGAGGTCATTTGAAACAGTTGGCACCTTTGATATCAACAAGATTGACGACTATGTCGCCGATCTCAAAACATGGCTAAGTGCTGCAGGCACTTTCCAGGAAACTTGTTTGGATGCATTTGAGAATACAACAGGTGACACCGGTGAGCAGATGAAGAAACTCCTCAAGACTGCTGGTGAGCTCACAAGCAACGGTCTTGCCATGGTTACTGATATTTCTGAGGTCTTGACAAACTTCAACATCCAAGGCTTCAAGAGAAGGCTCATGTCTTCTTCTGTTGAACCTGATTTTGTTGATGCTACGGCACGCAAGCTCATGGCTGCCAGCACTGCTTCCCTCAAGCCTAATGCCGTGGTTGCTCAAGATGGCAGTGGCCAATTCAAGTCTATCATGGCTGCTGTTAATACCGTCCCTAAGAAGAACAACCAAACCTTTGTCATTTTCATCAAGGCTGGTATCTACAAGGAGTATGTTACGCTTCCAAAGCACGTTAACGGCATTGTCCTCGTTGGAGAAGGCCCAACCAAGACTAAGATTACTGGAAACAAGAACTTTGTTGATGGAGTTGGCACTTTCCAAACACCAACACTTTGTAAGTCGCATTATAACTTCATTTGCTTAGCCAGTGTAGGTATTTCATTACAGATGGAGACTGGAATTGCATCCTATGAATTGAATACAATTCCAATTTCCATACTAATTGGTCTACGTTTGCAAATATCATAAGAAATCTTTAAAATGAAGAGTCTCTCGAATAGGAAAGAAACACAACATTAATCTCATGGTATCATTACTGACCACTTTTTTTGCAGCCGTGAATGGAGATGCCACCATCCTCAAGGACTTGGGAATTGAGAACTCAGCCGGGGCAGAAAAACATCAGGCCGTGGCACTTCGAGTTTCTGGCGATAGGACAATCGTTTACAACTGCCAGATCGATGCCTACCAAGACACACTCTACACCCATACCTACCGCCAATACTACCGCAACTGCACCATCAGTGGAACCATAGATTTCATCTTTGGTGACGGCTCAGCTGTATTCCAGGACTGCAAGATGGTTGTCAGGAAGCCAATGGAAAACCAGGGTTGCATGGTCACAGctcaaggaaggaaagagagaCGCGGCATTGGAGCCATTGTTCTCCAAAACTGTCAAATCGTTGCCGATCCAGCTTTCTTGGCCGTTCAACCACCAATCAAGGCCTACCTCGGACGTCCATGGAAGGAGTTCTCAAGAACCATCATCATGCAGACTTCCATTGATGGATTCATTGCTCCAGAGGGATGGTCCCCATGGATGGGCAACTTTGGCATAGACACTTGCTATTATGCTGAGTACAACAACAGGGGTCCAGGTGCTGATACTAGCAAGAGAGTTCAATGGAAGGGTATCAAGAAGATTACTCCTCAGATTGCTCAGAGCTTCACCCCAGGGGCCTATATTCAGGGCGATGCATGGATCACAGTCTCCGGCGTACCCTATGCTCCTGGCATGCAAGTGTAAAGAGAATTATTTTAATGCGCGATTTCAGTTGATGTAAAATGAAGAATAACCTGGCTTTTAGTGCATGAAACTTTCGGCaattttttgctctttttttttctttttagtttgtTACAACATtaatcttgttctttttttgtAGAACGTTCTGatcaataaaagaaaaaaatttcctATTTGTTGGCATTTATCACTTGTATTACTTTGTCTCCGAGACATGGAACTTTTTCTCAGATGatcaataaaagaaaaaatttttccagatgATCTCAAGACATGGCACACTGGTGTTGCAACATGCCAATAGACTTGTCTTGATACTTTTGAAAATACCAAAGGTGATGCTGGCATAAAAATGAAACAACTGTTTGCGGTGGAAGGCGAGCTCACTACTGATGCCCTTGCAATGGTGAAAGAAATCTCTTTCTATCACCTGCAAAGACCTCAGGCTTAAACAGAAGGCTACTGTGGGAAACTGATAAAGGCACTGCACACAGACTTCTTCATGTCGTGAATTCTACTCCTAATGTTACTGTGGCTCAGGATGGCTCTGGAAAATATCAATCCATCAATGAAGCACTCAAGGAAGTCTCCTAAAAAGCACTGCTCCCTTCATCATATATGTCAAGGAAGGAATTTATGCCGAGTATGTtacaattacaaaacaaatgtGGAATGTCATTCTAATTGGGAATAGTCCAACAAAAACCAAGATCACGAGAAACAAAAGCTTTATAAGAGGCTTGGGCACATTTTTTACTGCAACAGTGACTAAGTAACGTCTTCCTTTCTCGCTGACAGTTCTAGCATTTATTTGGATAGTAAGTTGAGTTTCTTATATTTCTGTAATTTCTTAAACTTTGAGATGTCATTCTGCCTCCTTCGTCATTCAGCTGGCTATCACTATAGTGCATATCCCAAGAAACAAGATCTAAATCTTTCCATCATCTTTTTCTTGAGGCAGCCTCCACAAGCTAAAGGAAGTGGACTCTTTTGCCTAGCAGACTATAGTTACCAATGTAGAGAAAAGATAAGGAAAAATAAGCCTTTCTTTTTGCTTACAAATCAATATGTCTATAGCGATGACTTTATACCTCATCCAATGATGATTACTGATGTTCGCGGTCTTCTTGTTAATCCAATGAAATCTAGAGATTTTCTGTAAATCGACAAATTCGGAACTTTCATATCATCTTCTTCTGATTAGCCACCTTAAAATCCTTTTAGACTATTCTTAATCAAATGATAGGGTTGGAAGGGGACCATTCCTTTGGCAAGAACGTTGGAATTGAAAATTCAGCAGTCGCAGAGATGCATCAAGCCTTAGCTCTCCATGTAACAGCTAATGAATCCATCTTCCATAACTATCAATTGGATGGTCATCAGAACACCCTCTATGCCTACAATCATAGGCAGTTCTACTGCAATGTACCATCAGTGTTACCATTGATTTTAGCTCTGGGAATTCTCGAGCAATCCTCCAAAATTGCACGTTGATAGTAAGGAAgctattggtaaaaaaaaaaaaaaaaactgtgcATCGTCACAGCTCAAGGAAGGTTTGAAGAACTTCAAACTTCTGCAATTATCCTTCAAAACTGTAAAATCATTCCTGATACTGGCTACCCTACACAAGATCCATCGTATCGGGCATCTCAGGGACGACCTTGGAATCTGTTCTCGAGAACTATTATCATGGACCCTGATATTGATACTATAATCCACACTGATGGATGGGCAAGATGGCTTGATGACCAAAACACTGGTACTTGCTGGTATGCTGAGATTGAGAACAAGGGAGCTGGTACAAATCAGACCAAGAGAGTAACATGGCCAAGCATCAAGAAAATAACTGAGAAGGATGCTGTGCAGTTCATAGCTGAACAGTTTTTTGGTAGGAGTTGAATGGATTAAAAACGCGGGGATGCCTTATGAGGTTGGCAGGATAAGAAACTAGAGTATAACGGGGACCAACAATCATGGAAGTGTTCAATTGCAGTAATCCTGGAAAAGATAATCTTCCAAGAACCTTCTTTTTGGGTCTAGTTACTCTGATCATTTCATTCTACGGGTCAGCACcaccctgaaaaaaaaaagggatgatCATTTGCGAATGTAAATGAGACTTCTGCATAGGAATGcgaaaaaaatttaacaaattctTTCATGTTCAATTTCTCAAAGCAATTTACAATTTGCGCATAACTCATCAAAAATAGAAAGCTAAGTAAAACATCAAAATTGATCACAGTGTAATGTAATTTTATTCATTGCTTCGTCAAATCtggaagaaacaaagaaaattacTTTGGGGTGAAAATTGAGTTGATTGAATCCTTGAATGGACTTTACAGCAAACCTACTATCTTAAAGCAAACTTCAAATACTGGATTGTATGAACCACTGGACTTGGAGTAAAAATCATGCAGAAATAGTGTTCAAGATACGCTAGTCCAGCTAGATAGGTAACACTTTATATCCTCTATCATATTTTTTGGTGTTACAGGCCATATTAATATCATACCATCTTCATCTATTATTTGCTTAACGATCACCTTCTGTTTTTTGGGCCATTCTTACTCTAATAGATGGAGATGATGTATATAGTGTGAAACATCCAAAAAGAGATCTCGAAGTCCCGTGGAACGGCCAAAATGCTTAGCATACATCATAACCTTGTGGATGGAACAAGGATTCTAGTctaactttttagttttttaactGACTTGTAAAAGCTTTTTGCACTAAGCATATTCTAGGTGGGCTAATTTTTCTCCTCAAGCAGAATTGGATCCAGTAGGAACAGAGGGCTTTCACTGAATAGAAGGGTGAATGTCGTTTTGGGTCTCCAAAGTAGATGAGAGTGTCAATTCAGACCCCCCTAAAAGTGAATAACTTTTAAATTAAGCCCTTCAAATTGgaaatttgtttcaaatgagccttaatttcatcatttcatGTGAATAAACTTTAGTGGCCAAAAAGAATACTAAAAATTTTTTAGGGACTTTGAAATGATTAATTTCCTGCCTAATTAAACTAAATATGATAAAACTTTTctcttttatatataaaaaaaatgttcaTTCCATTTCAAGTTTGATTAAAAGAGTACTATTTTATCCTTTCGGGGACATTCAAATGGGAGGTCATATGCTTTAAGATCCCGAAAaaaatttgcaagatttcaTCATGCCAATAAAGTTTAGTCAAACATTATCAACCAAATATGAGTTGATTGAAAGGCttatttaaaatgaaatttctAATTTAGAGGGCTCAATTAAAACTTATTCATTTCAGGGGTTGAATTGGCATTTTAATCGCTTTGATAGGGCAAATCATCAACCTTGAATTAAGTTTACATATGAAggaaagcaaataaattttcttccaaacaatAATATTATGAAATTTTCGGTCAAAATTGTGACAAGTCGTCATGCTCTATAGCCATTGGCATGCACAAAACAACTCAAGTGAAGCTacaatttttgtttaataaatacttttttttttgttgaaggGGGAGGGGTGAAGTGTTAACAATTAATATAAGATCTTGTGGCTAGGCCTGGCGAGAATAGAATGGACACTCCCTTCAAAAAAGAATGATGAATTGATatccaagaagaaatgaaaccGATATTAATTTTTTAGAGAGAGGATGCCATTAGATCAGTAATTGCCTATACGAAAAGAGTTGGAATGGATGGTCAGTGGAGAAAATcaacatttgtttgctttaaaagaaaaaaaaatcaatggaCAGAAAAATTATTCTCCGAAGAAAGTTATGAGCCTAGACAATAGAAAAGTATTATCATTCTTAAAGTTATAAGCCGAGAGAATAGGAAAAGTGTTGGGATTCTTGAAAATTAGTTATCCATGTAAGCTTAATCAGTTTACCTAGGCAAAGATACAACAAATATCCTCCTTTCTTGGTTTGCCAATAAAGGCTAAGAACCAAGCATTTTGTCGGAACCGTTCAATTTGAGATTGTCCATAGCCTCATCTTTCTCAACAGAAACTATCTGTTACTGCATGAAATGAATTTGTGATTGTCTTGTCTGGTACCAAAAACCTATATAAAGCATCTtgtttcacaaaattattcagaCTCAGGGCGCAGAAGAGGTAAGGCTCTTTTGTGTAGTAAATAAGAGACCCCTCTTAAGAGCTCTGTTAAATTCTTTCTCTGATCAAGGGAAAGATAATctcacgaaaaagaaaaaaatagtaacaacaaaaataccaaaaagaAAATGGGTAGTGAAGGAAAGAAGAAGGCAGCCATTCTTGGCGTGTCTTCCATTCTCCTGGTGGCAGCTGTAGTTGGGACAGTCACCTACTCCGTTGGTCGCCATGGCACCGAAACCGCCACATCTGGTGGTGGTTCTGATCAAGTAGCAACCTCCTCAAAGTCCGTGGAATCCGTTTGCAAGCATGTGGATTATAAGCAAACCTGTGAACAAAGCCTGTCAGGAGCCAAGAACACCAGCGACCCCAGAGAACTCATCAAGCTCGCATTCACAGCCGCAGTTGATAACATTGCAAGTGTCATCGAGAACTCCACTCTTCTCCAAAACGCCGCCAAGGACCCCAGGACTCATCAGGCTCTGGAAACTTGCAAGTATGCCCTCAACACATCCATTGAGGACCTCCAGAGGTCATTTGAAACAGTTGGCACCTTTGATATCAACAAGATTGACGACTATGTCGCCGATCTCAAAACATGGTTGAGTGCTGCAGGCACTTTCCAGGAAACTTGTTTGGATGCATTTGAGAATACAACAGGTGACACCGGTGAGCAGATGAAGAAACTCCTCAAGACAGCTGGTGAGCTCACAAGCAACGGTCTTGCCATGGTTACTGATATTTCTGAGGTCTTGACAAACTTCAACATCCAAGGCTTCAAGAGAAGGCTCATGTCTTCTTCTGTTGAACCTGATTTTGTTGATGCTATGGCACGCAAGCTCATGGCTGCCAACACTGCTTCCCTCAAGCCTAATGCCGTGGTTGCTCAAGATGGCAGTGGCCAATTCAAGTCTATCATGGCTGCTGTTAATACCGTCCCTAAGAAGAACAACCAAACCTTTGTTATTTTCATCAAGGCTGGTATCTACAAGGAGTATGTTACGCTCCCAAAGCACGTTAACGGCATTGTTCTCGTTGGAGAAGGCCCAACCAAGACTAAGATTACTGGAAACAAGAACTTTGTTGATGGAGTTGGCACTTTCCAAACACCAACACTTTGTAAGTCACATTATAACTTCATTTGCTTAGCCAGTGTAGGTATTTCATCACAGATGGAGACTGGAATTGCATTCTATGAATTGAATACAATTCCAATTTCCATACTAATTGGTCTACGTTTGCAAATATCATAAGAAATCTTTAAAATGAAGAGTCTCTCGAATGGGAAAGAAACACAACATTAATCTCATGGTATCATTACTGACCACTTTTTTTGCAGCCGTGAACGGAGATGCCACCATCCTCAAGGACTTGGGAATTGAGAACTCAGCCGGGGCAGAAAAACATCAGGCTGTGGCACTTCGAGTTTCTGGCGATAGGACAATCGTTTACAATTGCCAGATCGATGCCTACCAAGACACACTCTACACCCATACCTACCGCCAATACTACCGCAACTGCACCATCAGTGGAACCATAGATTTCATCTTTGGTGACGGCTCAGCTGTATTCCAGGACTGCAAGATGGTTGTCAGGAAGCCAATGGAAAACCAGGGTTGCATGGTCACAGctcaaggaaggaaagagagaCGCGGCATTGGAGCCATTGTTCTCCAAAACTGTCAAATCGTTGCCGATCCAGCTTTCTTGGCCGTTCAACCACCAATCAAGGCCTACCTCGGACGTCCATGGAAGGAGTTCTCAAGAACCATCATCATGCAGACTTCCATTGATGGATTCATTGCTCCAGAGGGATGGTCCCCATGGATGGGCAACTTTGGCATAGACACTTGCTATTATGCTGAATACAACAACAGGGGTCCAGGTGCTGATACTAGCAAGAGAGTTCAATGGAAGGGTATCAAGAAGATTACTCCTCAGATTGCTCAGAGCTTTACCCCAGGGGCCTATATTCAGGGCAATGCATGGATCACAGCCTCCGGCGTACCCTATGCTCCTGGCATGCAAGTGTAAAGAGAATCATTTTAATGCGCGATTTCAGTTGATGTAAAATGAAGAATAACCTGGCTTTTAGTGCATGAAACTTCCGGCaactttttgttctttttttttctttttagtttgtTACAACATTAATCTTGTTCTCTTTTTGTAAAATGTTCTGatcaataaaagaaaaaaaatttcctatTTGTTGGCATTTATCACTTGTATTATTTTGTCCTCGGGACATGGATAACTGTACTTCACAAGATGAATTGAATTTTTGAATTAATAAATTCATGACTTCTTCAATATTGAAAAACTTCTATGTATGTTATACACAATACTTCTATATACACAACAACCCAGAGGCCCAAGTGTTTAGaagttgacaaaaaaaataaaaataaaaaacaagagTGCCGAGTTGTTTAGAAGTTTtagaggttgtttggtgaaTAGGCATCAAAATTAACAGGCATCATTCCCTACTTGGGGCTTGGATTTCAATAAATCTATTAACCCATTAGTAAAATAAGATCCATTCTTGTTCCAAACTCAAGTGGTGAGGGAAACGACGCCAATCCATGCACGTATTGGAGTTTATGATTGTGATTTCAATTTCGAGAATGTCAACCAAATGCCTCCCTCTGGAGACTAGGGGTGATAGATGAAGTTGCTGGATGAGGGACGAATGTAGTCAGATGGCATTTTTTCAGTAGTTCTTTTGGCAACTAAAAAGTCTTCTTGAGTGGAGGTTTCCATGGTTTCTCTAGGGGCTGGCTTCTTGACATTATGATACTTTTCTTCCCCGATATATCTAGCATAAGTCTCTTGTTTTGGTTTTAAATTTTACGAGTACAATACGATCAATATTCATGGTTACTTTGTTTAAATGTAATGGAATTTAATCTCTCCTAAAGCCTATTTGTTGCCTTCATGCTAAggttgcaaacgaatcgagccgctcacGAGTTCAAATTCAAGTTCGACTCGAGTTCGGTCAATATCAAGTTCGATCTGATCAAGTCGAATTCGAGTTCAAAAATACTCAATTCGTTAGTTCACAAGTCgaatctaatatatatatatatatatattaataataaaattacatatatatatccctaatattttattatttgttaagaaaaactattatttttattcattttttaaaaataaaataattttttttttatttttttaagctcAAACTCGGGTTTTGCATTAAAACCTCGTCAAGCTCGATCTCGAGTTTGAGTTTCATAAAATTAAATTGAGACTCGACTAGATTAAGTCAAAATTCGACTTGATTCGTCTCATTTGTACCCCTAACGTAACTTTATCATCAAGAAGCAAATCAACTAGTGGATATACCGTCTAACTTTGAGTGCAAGCAACAAATTGATCTCTCTTTTACTTAGGTAGCTTTTGGGCACTTCAGATCCTCAGCCAAGTTATGAAGTTCCCTTACCAATTCTCATTCTTCAGATTCTAACACGTCACGTGAATTCACTTAGATCAATTCTTACAATACAACGTATTACATGTGTCAGGATTTGAAGAGTGCGGATTGATAAGGGATTTCATATTGGAGTTGAGGATCGGTAGTGCTTTTGGGAAAGCAAGTTTTATTCTTGTTAATGGCCAACTGACAAGCCTGTTGATCATTCATTAAACAGTGAAAATGCTTCAAATATTATGAACGAATCCACCAATTTCTCTGATATATATATTTCACCAAGGATTTCAAACAAAAAGTTAGCTCTTATCCTCTGTTGCAATGTCGTCGAGTACAATTATTCCAACTcccacaaaattttcttttcatctcttttctttttccacttTTAAACTAGTTGCAAACAATATATCACACTAAGAGAATTTTGATGGAAGCACGATGTAGCCAATCTAGAGCTCAAAAATCAACCTAGATagggattttttttcttgttctttcgttttctttttaatttcgagaacaataattaatcctagttaaagaatatttcatattttatatttttatctaTGTTTTGCAAATTAcagaagagggaaaaaaaaggaaaaactcaATTCTCCACATTATCTATTCCggaaggaggaaaaaaaaaagattacaaTCTTTACTCCATGCAATCTGCAATGAAACGGACTATGCAGTCGAACGATGAATGCAATAATCAAAAGCTATGGACACGTTGAGTTTGTCAGTGGGTTTCAATGATAATCAGTCTTTTTTAAATTACTCAATTATTTGTTCTAATATTGATTTAATCTTGTGTTGGATATGGGTAGATGTCCATGATTTTTATTGTTAGTTAATAATAACATATCCAAAATCACAGATTGTAGTGCACATGAAGAATTTGATAAAATGcacaagaaaaaaggaaaagagtcgAACTAAGTTGTTTTTTTTGTTAGGCTAAAAGTCATCCCAACGTTGGTGATGGAATTTAATTAAAACTTTTACGACCAGAGCCATGATTCGTTGAATTAGCAAGTTGTAATTGGTTATTGATCAACTTACAGGGAAATTCTATAAGTTGCTCAATGGCCACCATAAAACTTGTCATCATGTCAACGTGGTGACAATAAATATATTTAcaggatttttttgttttaatgaAATCAATCCAGAGGGTTTTAAGCAAAACAGTCTGACCATTAAAAGacgatttttttcaaaaaagaaaaaactaaattaatgaattccttaaataaaaaaaaatatatcccgcctaaacaaaaattaaaatagtcTCTAGTGCTTACAGGCCATGTCAACATGATGATCAGCTAATTGTGGATAACAATGTAGTTGTAGCCATCAATGGTGTTACTAATCCCTTAGTAGCAGCAGCGTTACAGGCTTCCCTATTCTGTTTATCTCACATCGTTCTTGGGGGGTTAAGGGTTGGGTAGTTAAGTCCCCAGGTTTGCCTCAAAAGTTGCTGGCTTTTGAGGTTAAACTTGGGATTAGGTTTAATTAAACAATTTCTTACTTCtgtaagaaaagaaaaaagtagcCATCAATGGTGTAattaattgcatttttcctCAATTTTATATGATCATAAATGAGTTATGATTCCTTATTGGTTCGACAGTATTGTCTTTTTGCAAAGCTTTTTAAGTGAAGCTAAGCCCATAATGACCCTCAATGTATTAGTAATTCAATTTGAGAGACTGAGAAAGTTTACCCCATAGATTCTCACAAGTCAAGAATGAATTTCTCATTGAACGAAGAATATATCAATACCATGACTAAAAGATACTAACTCAGGGAATGCATAGCATAAACTAATTGTAGTTTTGAGTTTCCTgctaaatttaataaataaagaaataaaataaaggtAGTAAGTAGCTTTTCCTTCAGTTAAACATTTTCACCCTTGACACTTGATATTTGAAGAAATCTAAATTGGACCGGACTTAAGTTTTTATCcatcaaaaaataaatgaaaaggtAGAACCTGTTGTTCTAGGATCTAAAATCTAAGGATGTTGAGTGTAATTACCAGAGAAGTTTTAGATATGACTCATTTAACAATTTTAATCAAAGTTACTGGAAAAATAAATCTTCGTGAGGTAGCAACCAGCAAAGTAGATTCTTTTCTTTGCGAAGAAGAAAATTTAACAACAGAGGAACGTACGTAAAACAATCACTCCTATTACATACAAGTcgactttttttattttttttttaatgaagaTTGATAAGAAAATATCAGAGggagaaagattttttttttttttttgaaacttaaagaatgactttttttttttttttggggtaatgTGTTAAACCCAATATTTTCATCCCATAGGAAATTGAATTAGTTACCACGAGGTGCAATTAATTTAAACATCATATCCTTCAGACCCTTTTGCCAAGGTGGAAAATGTCATACGCCCTCAAGTTAATATTTGCTGGACAATAAGCATACATATTCAGTAAGTCCATAGAATCTTCTAAAGCTAACAGTCCCTTAGATTCCAAAACTATGGGAGCCCAGCGAATTCATAATTATCAACCAGTCAAATGAATGTGTGTGTCATTCTCACGAAAAGTTTACTCAGCCAAAGACACAACACATACCTGTTGTTTTTGAATGGCTGTCCTACATTTTCTTGGCCTATAAATGCTAAGGACCATCGTTCTGTAATGTCCGAAAATAAAGAAGGCCCTCAGCCAAACGCTATCTAACAGAATTTGACTGTCAAATTGCATGGTTATATTCCTCGCATCTTCATCTCTGTATATAAGAACCATTTCCCACATTTATCCAGACAGTGGAGGGGTATCAAAGACCCTTGTGTCTTTACTAATAACCTTTCTCTAATTCAAGGGAAAG
It contains:
- the LOC113764922 gene encoding pectinesterase-like — encoded protein: MGSEGKKKAAILGVSSILLVAAVVGTVTYSVGRHGTETATSGGGSDQVSTSSKSVESVCKHVDYKQTCEQSLSGAKNTSDPRELIKLAFTAAVDNIASVIENSTLLQNAAKDPRTHQALETCKYALNTSIEDLQRSFETVGTFDINKIDDYVADLKTWLSAAGTFQETCLDAFENTTGDTGEQMKKLLKTAGELTSNGLAMVTDISEVLTNFNIQGFKRRLMSSSVEPDFVDATARKLMAASTASLKPNAVVAQDGSGQFKSIMAAVNTVPKKNNQTFVIFIKAGIYKEYVTLPKHVNGIVLVGEGPTKTKITGNKNFVDGVGTFQTPTLSVNGDATILKDLGIENSAGAEKHQAVALRVSGDRTIVYNCQIDAYQDTLYTHTYRQYYRNCTISGTIDFIFGDGSAVFQDCKMVVRKPMENQGCMVTAQGRKERRGIGAIVLQNCQIVADPAFLAVQPPIKAYLGRPWKEFSRTIIMQTSIDGFIAPEGWSPWMGNFGIDTCYYAEYNNRGPGADTSKRVQWKGIKKITPQIAQSFTPGAYIQGDAWITVSGVPYAPGMQV
- the LOC113764924 gene encoding probable pectinesterase/pectinesterase inhibitor 58 yields the protein MHQALALHVTANESIFHNYQLDGHQNTLYAYNHRQFYCNVPSVLPLILALGILEQSSKIAPQGRFEELQTSAIILQNCKIIPDTGYPTQDPSYRASQGRPWNLFSRTIIMDPDIDTIIHTDGWARWLDDQNTGTCWYAEIENKGAGTNQTKRVTWPSIKKITEKDAVQFIAEQFFGRS
- the LOC113764925 gene encoding pectinesterase-like, which codes for MGSEGKKKAAILGVSSILLVAAVVGTVTYSVGRHGTETATSGGGSDQVATSSKSVESVCKHVDYKQTCEQSLSGAKNTSDPRELIKLAFTAAVDNIASVIENSTLLQNAAKDPRTHQALETCKYALNTSIEDLQRSFETVGTFDINKIDDYVADLKTWLSAAGTFQETCLDAFENTTGDTGEQMKKLLKTAGELTSNGLAMVTDISEVLTNFNIQGFKRRLMSSSVEPDFVDAMARKLMAANTASLKPNAVVAQDGSGQFKSIMAAVNTVPKKNNQTFVIFIKAGIYKEYVTLPKHVNGIVLVGEGPTKTKITGNKNFVDGVGTFQTPTLSVNGDATILKDLGIENSAGAEKHQAVALRVSGDRTIVYNCQIDAYQDTLYTHTYRQYYRNCTISGTIDFIFGDGSAVFQDCKMVVRKPMENQGCMVTAQGRKERRGIGAIVLQNCQIVADPAFLAVQPPIKAYLGRPWKEFSRTIIMQTSIDGFIAPEGWSPWMGNFGIDTCYYAEYNNRGPGADTSKRVQWKGIKKITPQIAQSFTPGAYIQGNAWITASGVPYAPGMQV